The DNA segment GATCGGCCTCCCCGCCGGGAACGAGGACTTCGATAGTTCCAGCCATGCTTCCGGAAACCGCCGCCGCGAGGTTAAGGATTGTCTTTCGTCACGCGGTCGGCCCGCTCGCGACCCCGGAAGGAAGGACTTTTCGACGCCCGCGGTTCATCAGTAGCCGATGGGACTCGAAGGGGAGATCGAGGAGCTCCGCGAGGAGATCGCGGAGACCCCGTACAACAAGTCGACCGAGGCCCACATCGGCCGGTTGAAATCGAAGCTCGCCGAGAAAAAGGAGAAGCTCGAAAACCAGTCGTCGGCGGGCGGTGGCCAGGGCTACTCGGTCGAACAGACCGGCGACGCGACCGTGGCGCTCGTCGGCATGCCGAGCGCCGGCAAGTCCACCCTGTTGAACGCGCTCACGAACGCCGAGAGCGAAGTCGGTGCCTACGAGTTCACGACTCTCGATGTGAACCCCGGAATGCTCCAACACAAGGGCGCGAACATCCAGCTCCTCGACGTGCCGGGCCTGATCGCCGGTGCGGCGGGCGGCCGGGGTGGCGGTCAAGAAGTGCTCTCGGTGATTCGGACTGCCGACCTCGTGGTGTTCGTCCTCTCCGTGTTCGAGATCGAGGCGTACGCCAAACTGCACGAGGAGCTCTACCAGAACAAGATTCGACTCGACACCCGTCCCCCGAAGGTCCGGATCACCCGCAAGGGGAAAGGGGGTATCGACGTCACCATGGCTCCCGAGGTCGAACTCGACGAGAACACCGTCCGGGAGGTGCTCCGCGAGCGCGACTACGTCAACGCCGATGTCGCGGTGAGCGAGGCGGTCGACATCGACCGTCTGCTGGACGGCGTGCTCGACAACCGGGTGTATCTCCCGTCGCTGGTCGCAGTCAACAAGGCCGACCTGATCGAGCCTGACTACCTCGAAACCGTCAATAGCGATCTCCGTGACCACGACATCGACCCCGACGACGCGATCTTCATCAGCGCCGAGGCCGAGAAAGGTCTCGACACGCTCCGTGAACGGATCTGGCAGCAACTCGACCTCATCCGGATCTACATGGACAAGCCCGGCCGTGGCACCGACTACGAGGAGCCGCTGATGCTCCGTGCGGGCCAGACGGTGGGCGACGCCTGCGAGAAACTCGGCGGCGAACTCGAAGATCGATTTCGGTTCGGTCGAGTGTCTGGTCCGAGCGCGAAACACGACGACCAGCAGGTGGGGAAGGACCACGAACTCGCAGACGAGGACGTGCTTCGGATCGTCGCGCGCCGCTGATGGCCGGCGTGTCCGCCCCGCCCGGCTCGTCGACTCCACGTCGCCGGCTGCTCGTTCTTCTCGCTCTCGGCCTCGTGCCGTGGACCGTGCTCGTCGGGAGCGAGGTGACGCTGCTCTTTCCGTTCGGACTCGTCAACGCGAACCCACTCCATCTCACGCCGCTTAACGACTACCTTCGATTCGCGCGCGGGTTCGCGGCGCTGCCGAGATATCTCCAGGCGTGGCCGGTAAGCGTCGGGTGCTACCTCGCCGGGCTCGCAAGCGCCCTCGTCGGCGTCGTGTGGCGCGAGGACCCGCGCGTGACCGGTGGGCTGATCGCTCTCGCGGGCCTGAGCCACGTCAGCGTCGCCGTCGGGCTGTCGCGGGGAATCGGTCGCCTCGCACTCCCGATCGGTCCGGTGCTCGCGCTCGCGGTCGCATGGTGGTTCTACTGGCCGGCCGTGCGGCGTGGCTGATCCGTCCCGCCATCGACTTCCCCGAGGACCGACACAGTTCGGCCAGCTATAAGACGAACCGGGCTCTCCAGCGGGTATGAGTGGCCGCGTGCGATCGATCCACATCGCCAGCGAGCAAGGAGCCGAACCGGAGTCGGTCGCGGCGGTCGAAGCCGTCGCCGACGCCGGACTCCGCGGTGATCGATACTTCAGCGACGCCGGCACGTTCGCTGAGCGGACGGGCGGTGATCTCACACTCATCGAGAGCGAGGCCCTCGCGGCCGTCGAACGGGACGACGGGATCGAACTCGAACCCGGAGCGCACCGCCGGAACATCACCACCGAGGGCGTTCGACTCAACCACTACGTGAATCACCGGTTCCGCGTCGGCGAGGCGACGTGTCTCGGCGTCGAACTCTGCGAGCCGTGTTCGTACCTGGAACAGCATCTCGGGGAACAGGGCGTCCGTGAAGCGCTCGTCCATCGTGGCGGCCTTCGCTGTCGTATCGTCGCCACCGGCCGGATCCACACCGGCGACACCATCGAACCGATGGAAGGGGAATCCACGAAAAGCGATGGATAAAAGCCCGCAGAACACCTGTGTGCAACCATGACTGACCGGGTGGTCGGTCGGCTGCAAGATCAGGCAACCGTCGAGCAGCGCGTCGCGAGTGGGGACGCACCCGAGTGGGTCGTCGCCCACTGGCACTCCTTTCGTGACGGGCTGTTGGGCGAGCGAAACGACACGCCGTTTCCCTGCTTTTTCGGTGCCGAGTCGGTCCGGAACAGCGAGCCGCTGTACACCGCGGTCCCCTCGATGACCGAGAAGGACGCGCTGCTCGGTCTCGGACGGACGCTCCTCGACTACATCGACACCTATCGCGACCACAACGATCGTGCCTCGCTGGTCGCGTTCTTCGAACCGCCTGACGGGGAGTTCGCGGAGCAGGAGTACCACGAACATCTCTGGCACGTGCTCCAGTTCCTCCACGTTCACGACCCTGAACCCTGGCCCGAGGAGATCCCGACCGACCCCGACGATCGCCACTGGGAGTTCTGCTTCGGTGGGGAGCCGATGTTTCCGACCTGTCGCGCGCCGTTCTACGAGCAGCGAAAGAGTCGGTACTCGCCGATCGGACTGGAGATCACGTTCCAGCCGCGCGCGCTGTTCGAGAACCTCGGCGTGACGGCGGAGACGAAGGCGGGACAGCAGGCCCGGGACCTCATTCAGGATCGTCTCGACGGTTACGACGGCGTCTGTCCGCACGCCGACCTCGGTGACTGGGGGGTCGAGGGCGACCGGGAGTGGCCGCAGTACATGCTGTCGGAGAACCCAGAGCAAGCGCCGGACGAGCCACCGATCACCGTCACCCGCGAGCATCCCAAATCCGATCGACTGCGCGGTCCGGATCGACGGCCGCCGACTC comes from the Halococcus saccharolyticus DSM 5350 genome and includes:
- a CDS encoding YqcI/YcgG family protein, whose translation is MTDRVVGRLQDQATVEQRVASGDAPEWVVAHWHSFRDGLLGERNDTPFPCFFGAESVRNSEPLYTAVPSMTEKDALLGLGRTLLDYIDTYRDHNDRASLVAFFEPPDGEFAEQEYHEHLWHVLQFLHVHDPEPWPEEIPTDPDDRHWEFCFGGEPMFPTCRAPFYEQRKSRYSPIGLEITFQPRALFENLGVTAETKAGQQARDLIQDRLDGYDGVCPHADLGDWGVEGDREWPQYMLSENPEQAPDEPPITVTREHPKSDRLRGPDRRPPTHRSSPNPAR
- a CDS encoding TIGR04206 family protein encodes the protein MAGVSAPPGSSTPRRRLLVLLALGLVPWTVLVGSEVTLLFPFGLVNANPLHLTPLNDYLRFARGFAALPRYLQAWPVSVGCYLAGLASALVGVVWREDPRVTGGLIALAGLSHVSVAVGLSRGIGRLALPIGPVLALAVAWWFYWPAVRRG
- a CDS encoding MOSC domain-containing protein, with amino-acid sequence MSGRVRSIHIASEQGAEPESVAAVEAVADAGLRGDRYFSDAGTFAERTGGDLTLIESEALAAVERDDGIELEPGAHRRNITTEGVRLNHYVNHRFRVGEATCLGVELCEPCSYLEQHLGEQGVREALVHRGGLRCRIVATGRIHTGDTIEPMEGESTKSDG
- a CDS encoding OBG GTPase family GTP-binding protein codes for the protein MGLEGEIEELREEIAETPYNKSTEAHIGRLKSKLAEKKEKLENQSSAGGGQGYSVEQTGDATVALVGMPSAGKSTLLNALTNAESEVGAYEFTTLDVNPGMLQHKGANIQLLDVPGLIAGAAGGRGGGQEVLSVIRTADLVVFVLSVFEIEAYAKLHEELYQNKIRLDTRPPKVRITRKGKGGIDVTMAPEVELDENTVREVLRERDYVNADVAVSEAVDIDRLLDGVLDNRVYLPSLVAVNKADLIEPDYLETVNSDLRDHDIDPDDAIFISAEAEKGLDTLRERIWQQLDLIRIYMDKPGRGTDYEEPLMLRAGQTVGDACEKLGGELEDRFRFGRVSGPSAKHDDQQVGKDHELADEDVLRIVARR